In one window of Paracoccus saliphilus DNA:
- the rhaI gene encoding L-rhamnose catabolism isomerase, whose protein sequence is MIDKTLIEAENASRQSDLTQDYEALGARLARRGVDIEALTTRAMGFGVAVPSWGTGTGGTRFARFPGEGEPRGIMDKLDDCGVIHQLTAATPQVSLHIPWDKADPSDLRAKAEELGLGFDAMNSNTFQDQPEQAHSYKFGSLSHTDAATRQQAIEHNLECIEIGRQIGSKALTVWIGDGSNFPGQTSLSRQFDRYLESMKAVYAGLPEDWRIFSEHKIYEPAFYSTVVQDWGTSLMTAQELGPKAQCLVDLGHHAPNVNIEMIVSRLIRAGKLGGFHFNDSKYGDDDLDSGTIDPFRLFLVFNELVELEDTPGLGLAHMIDQSHNVTDPIESLMISACEIQRAFVQALLVDRAELEGYRQENDALMAAATLRAAFRTDVEPILAMARVRAGAALDPISTYRASGYRAKVAAERPKTAAGGGGIV, encoded by the coding sequence ATGATCGACAAGACACTGATCGAGGCCGAGAATGCCAGCCGCCAATCCGATCTGACGCAGGATTATGAAGCCCTTGGCGCCCGGCTGGCGCGCCGGGGTGTGGATATCGAGGCCCTGACCACCCGCGCCATGGGCTTTGGCGTGGCGGTGCCGAGCTGGGGCACCGGGACGGGCGGCACGCGTTTTGCACGCTTTCCGGGCGAGGGCGAGCCGCGTGGCATCATGGACAAGCTGGACGATTGCGGGGTGATCCATCAGCTGACCGCGGCGACGCCCCAGGTCTCGCTGCATATCCCGTGGGACAAGGCCGATCCTTCCGATCTGCGTGCCAAGGCGGAAGAACTCGGGCTGGGCTTCGACGCCATGAACTCGAACACGTTCCAGGATCAGCCCGAACAGGCGCATAGCTACAAGTTCGGCTCCCTGTCCCATACCGATGCCGCAACCCGGCAACAGGCCATCGAGCATAACCTGGAATGTATCGAGATCGGCCGGCAGATCGGATCGAAGGCGCTGACGGTCTGGATCGGGGACGGTTCGAACTTTCCCGGCCAGACCTCGCTTTCGCGGCAGTTTGACCGTTATCTCGAGTCGATGAAGGCGGTCTATGCCGGGTTGCCCGAGGATTGGCGGATCTTCTCGGAGCACAAGATCTACGAGCCTGCCTTCTATTCGACGGTGGTGCAGGATTGGGGCACCAGCCTGATGACGGCGCAGGAACTGGGACCCAAGGCGCAATGCCTCGTCGATCTGGGCCATCATGCGCCGAACGTGAATATCGAGATGATCGTCTCGCGGTTGATCCGCGCGGGCAAGCTGGGCGGCTTCCATTTCAACGACAGCAAATATGGCGATGACGACCTGGACAGCGGCACGATCGACCCGTTCCGGCTGTTTCTGGTCTTCAACGAGCTGGTTGAACTGGAAGATACGCCCGGCCTCGGCCTGGCGCATATGATCGACCAGAGCCACAACGTCACCGATCCCATCGAGAGCCTGATGATATCGGCTTGCGAGATCCAGCGTGCCTTCGTGCAGGCCCTACTGGTGGATCGCGCGGAGCTGGAAGGTTATCGGCAGGAAAATGATGCGCTGATGGCAGCGGCAACCCTGCGCGCGGCATTCCGCACCGATGTCGAGCCGATCCTGGCGATGGCGCGGGTCCGGGCGGGTGCCGCACTGGATCCGATTTCGACCTACCGCGCCTCGGGTTATCGCGCCAAGGTGGCGGCAGAGCGTCCCAAGACGGCGGCAGGCGGCGGCGGAATCGTCTGA
- a CDS encoding bifunctional rhamnulose-1-phosphate aldolase/short-chain dehydrogenase: MTQIVAANRLENLWDDAKTASMSESEKLLYRSNLLGSDKRVTNYGGGNTSAKVMEADPLTGDQVEVLWVKGSGGDIGSMKMDGFASLYMDRLRALKGKYRGVEHEDEMVGYLPHCTFALNPRAASIDTPLHAYVPRKHVDHVHSDAIIAIAASVNSRELTAEIFGDEIGWLPWKKPGYELGLWLEKFATENPQAKGCVLESHGLFTWADDAKDCYLTTLDIINKAAAWLEGKTGDAAPFGGAKRPTLEPAQRREVAARLMPVIRGLISKDRHKVGHFDDQPAVLEFVGSQMLETLAPLGTSCPDHFLRTKIRPLVVDFDPADPDLDKTIEGLADAVAAYRDDYAAYYDRCKHDDSPAMRDPNAVVYLVPGVGMITFALDKATARISGEFYVNAINVMRGASSVSTYQGLPEQEAFDIEYWLLEEAKLQRMPKPKSLAGRVALVTGGAGGIGAATAERFLREGACVMLADIDADALKEVHEGFAARHGKDVVRSVQMNVTDEHQVTGAYAAMAVEFGGIDILVSNAGIASSAPVEETSLALWNKNMDILSTGYFLVSREAFKNFRVQDIGGSVIFVASKNGLAASPNASAYCTAKAAEIHLARCLALEGAGAGIRVNVVNPDAVLRGSRIWEGEWLDQRASTYGTDKEGLEEMYRQRSMLKRSVLPEDIAEGAYFFASDLSAKSTGNILNVDAGNVQAFTR, translated from the coding sequence ATGACCCAGATCGTCGCCGCCAATCGGCTTGAAAACCTGTGGGATGACGCCAAGACCGCGTCGATGAGCGAATCGGAAAAACTGCTATACCGGTCGAACCTGCTCGGCTCGGACAAGCGGGTGACGAATTACGGGGGCGGCAATACCTCGGCCAAGGTGATGGAAGCCGATCCGCTGACCGGCGATCAGGTCGAGGTGCTGTGGGTGAAGGGTTCGGGCGGCGATATCGGCTCGATGAAGATGGACGGTTTCGCCTCGCTCTACATGGACCGGCTGCGGGCGCTGAAGGGGAAATATCGCGGGGTCGAGCATGAGGACGAGATGGTCGGTTATCTGCCCCATTGCACCTTCGCGCTAAACCCGCGCGCGGCCTCGATCGATACGCCGCTGCATGCCTATGTGCCGCGCAAACATGTCGATCACGTTCATTCCGACGCGATCATCGCCATCGCCGCCTCGGTGAATTCCAGAGAATTGACGGCAGAGATCTTCGGCGACGAGATCGGTTGGCTGCCGTGGAAGAAACCGGGTTACGAGTTGGGGCTGTGGCTGGAGAAATTCGCGACCGAGAACCCGCAGGCGAAAGGTTGTGTGCTGGAAAGCCACGGGCTGTTCACTTGGGCGGATGATGCCAAGGATTGCTACCTGACCACTTTGGACATTATTAACAAGGCTGCCGCGTGGCTTGAGGGCAAGACCGGAGATGCCGCGCCGTTCGGCGGCGCCAAGCGACCCACGCTTGAGCCTGCACAGCGGCGCGAGGTCGCCGCAAGGCTGATGCCGGTGATCCGCGGCTTGATCTCGAAGGACCGTCACAAGGTCGGCCATTTCGACGATCAGCCTGCTGTGTTGGAATTCGTCGGGTCGCAGATGCTCGAGACATTGGCGCCGCTCGGGACATCCTGTCCCGATCATTTCCTGCGCACCAAGATCCGTCCGCTGGTGGTGGATTTCGACCCGGCCGATCCCGATCTGGACAAGACGATCGAGGGGCTGGCCGATGCGGTGGCCGCCTATCGCGACGATTACGCGGCCTATTACGATCGTTGCAAGCATGATGACAGCCCGGCCATGCGCGATCCGAACGCGGTCGTTTACCTGGTGCCCGGCGTTGGCATGATCACCTTCGCGCTGGACAAGGCGACGGCGCGGATATCGGGCGAGTTCTATGTGAACGCGATCAACGTGATGCGCGGGGCATCCTCGGTCAGCACCTATCAGGGCCTGCCCGAGCAGGAGGCTTTCGACATCGAGTATTGGCTGCTTGAAGAGGCCAAGCTGCAGCGCATGCCCAAGCCGAAATCGCTGGCGGGCCGGGTGGCGCTGGTCACTGGCGGGGCGGGTGGCATCGGGGCCGCGACGGCCGAGCGGTTCCTGCGCGAGGGAGCCTGTGTAATGCTCGCCGATATCGATGCGGATGCTCTGAAAGAGGTACATGAGGGCTTTGCCGCGCGGCATGGCAAGGATGTCGTCCGCAGCGTGCAGATGAATGTGACCGACGAGCATCAGGTTACGGGTGCCTATGCCGCAATGGCGGTCGAATTTGGCGGCATCGACATATTGGTATCCAATGCCGGCATAGCCTCTTCCGCACCCGTTGAGGAAACTTCGCTGGCGCTGTGGAACAAGAATATGGATATCCTCTCGACCGGGTATTTCCTTGTCAGCCGCGAGGCGTTCAAGAACTTCCGGGTGCAGGATATCGGCGGATCGGTGATCTTCGTCGCCTCCAAGAACGGGCTGGCCGCCAGCCCCAATGCGAGTGCCTATTGCACCGCCAAGGCCGCCGAGATCCATCTGGCCCGCTGCCTCGCGCTGGAAGGGGCCGGGGCGGGTATCCGCGTGAACGTGGTGAACCCGGACGCGGTGCTGCGCGGCTCTCGGATCTGGGAAGGCGAATGGCTGGATCAGCGCGCCTCGACCTATGGCACCGACAAGGAGGGACTGGAGGAAATGTATCGCCAGCGTTCGATGCTGAAACGCTCGGTCCTGCCCGAGGACATAGCCGAGGGGGCATATTTCTTCGCCTCGGACCTGTCCGCCAAATCGACCGGCAATATCCTGAACGTGGATGCCGGTAACGTCCAGGCATTCACGCGGTGA
- a CDS encoding DeoR/GlpR family DNA-binding transcription regulator produces the protein MLETERHRIILSAVQERPVVTVADLCALTGVSEATVRRDIAQLHLAKKLRRVRGGAEAISPPQFVGINARPFAVNQTINIAEKRAIAQAAVDLCEDGDAIIINGGTTTFQMVHPLTTKRLQVFTNSFPIAEHLLKQSRNTVQLPAGAIYREQNIILSPFNDDGSGHFYARRMFMGCRGLGPLGVMEGDPLLVQAEQKLIGQADELIVLADSSKFKQRSSLLLCPLNRIHTVVTDDGIEDRAAQMLEAAEIRLIVAETATSDRKTRAEQE, from the coding sequence ATGCTGGAAACCGAGCGCCATCGAATTATTCTGTCGGCCGTGCAGGAACGGCCCGTGGTGACGGTTGCCGATCTTTGCGCATTGACCGGCGTGTCCGAGGCCACGGTCCGCCGCGACATCGCCCAGCTTCACCTCGCCAAGAAACTGCGCCGTGTCCGTGGCGGGGCCGAAGCGATCTCGCCGCCGCAATTCGTGGGCATCAACGCCCGGCCCTTCGCCGTCAACCAGACAATCAATATCGCGGAAAAGCGTGCCATCGCGCAGGCTGCGGTCGATTTGTGCGAGGATGGCGACGCGATCATCATCAATGGCGGCACGACGACTTTCCAGATGGTCCACCCGCTGACCACCAAGCGGCTGCAGGTCTTTACCAACAGTTTTCCGATCGCGGAACATCTGCTGAAGCAATCCAGGAACACGGTCCAACTGCCCGCCGGTGCGATCTATCGCGAGCAGAACATCATCCTGTCGCCCTTCAATGATGACGGCTCGGGCCACTTCTATGCGCGGCGCATGTTCATGGGCTGCCGGGGGCTTGGCCCATTGGGGGTGATGGAGGGCGATCCACTTCTGGTGCAGGCCGAACAAAAACTGATCGGCCAGGCGGATGAACTGATCGTGCTCGCCGACAGCTCGAAATTCAAGCAACGCTCCAGCCTGCTGCTCTGCCCGCTGAACCGCATTCATACGGTCGTCACCGATGATGGCATCGAGGATCGCGCCGCACAGATGCTGGAAGCCGCCGAAATACGCCTGATCGTGGCCGAGACGGCCACATCGGACCGAAAAACCCGCGCAGAGCAAGAATGA
- the rhaS gene encoding rhamnose ABC transporter substrate-binding protein — MSILKKALTTAAIASALLAGTAQAEDMRIAIVAKALGIGFFEAAHKGAEEAAGELGDVEIIYTGPTDTTAEGQIEVINSLIAQRVDAIAVSANDTDALVPTLKKAMQRGITVISWDSGVAPEGRQMHLSPSSAPLIGNMIIKLAADHMPEGGQVAVLSATTTSTNQNTWIEEMNKVAGDYPDVEVVGTVYGDDLADKSYRETQGLLQTYPELKAIIAPTSVGIVAAAQAVTDAGKIGEVNVTGLGLPSEMAGHVKSGASKSFAIWNPIDLGYSATMIAYHLAKGDASAEPGATIPMGRMGEVTLDDNTEAAMADPFVYDASNVDEFSSIF; from the coding sequence ATGAGCATTCTGAAAAAGGCCCTGACCACCGCCGCGATAGCGTCTGCCCTGCTGGCAGGCACCGCGCAGGCCGAGGACATGCGCATCGCCATCGTCGCCAAGGCTCTGGGCATCGGCTTCTTCGAGGCCGCGCACAAGGGCGCGGAAGAAGCCGCCGGAGAACTGGGTGATGTCGAGATCATCTATACCGGCCCGACCGACACCACCGCCGAAGGCCAGATCGAGGTGATCAATTCGCTGATCGCGCAGCGCGTGGACGCCATCGCCGTCAGCGCCAACGATACCGACGCGCTGGTGCCGACGCTGAAAAAGGCGATGCAGCGCGGGATCACCGTCATAAGCTGGGATTCCGGCGTCGCGCCCGAGGGGCGGCAGATGCATCTGAGCCCGTCCTCGGCCCCGCTGATCGGCAACATGATCATCAAGCTGGCCGCCGATCACATGCCCGAGGGTGGGCAGGTCGCAGTGCTATCAGCGACGACCACCTCGACGAACCAGAACACCTGGATCGAAGAGATGAACAAAGTCGCGGGCGATTACCCGGATGTCGAGGTCGTCGGCACCGTCTATGGAGACGATCTGGCCGATAAATCCTATCGCGAAACGCAGGGGCTGCTGCAGACCTATCCCGAACTCAAGGCGATCATCGCACCTACCTCGGTCGGGATCGTCGCGGCGGCGCAGGCGGTCACCGATGCGGGCAAGATCGGCGAGGTCAATGTGACCGGGCTTGGCCTGCCTTCGGAAATGGCGGGGCATGTCAAATCCGGCGCGTCGAAATCCTTCGCGATCTGGAACCCGATCGACCTGGGCTATTCCGCGACCATGATCGCCTATCATCTGGCCAAGGGCGACGCGAGTGCCGAACCCGGCGCGACCATCCCGATGGGCCGCATGGGCGAGGTGACGCTGGATGACAATACCGAGGCGGCGATGGCCGATCCCTTCGTCTATGACGCCAGCAATGTCGACGAGTTCAGTTCGATCTTCTGA
- a CDS encoding sugar ABC transporter ATP-binding protein translates to MQAEASPVLSLRGIVKTFPGVRALDGVQMDLYPGQVTALVGENGAGKSTIVKILTGIYQPDEGQIEVDGTETRFPTAQAAGKAGVTAIHQETVLFDELSVAENIFIGHAPRNRFGLIDRRAMRTRAQEILRGIGADLNPGAKLRDLGIASKHLVAIARALSIDARVVIMDEPTAALSHKEIAELYELVEKLKAQGKAILFISHKFDEIFRIADRWTVFRDGQFVGEGLIAETNEADLVRMMVGRSVDQIYPKRPARIGKPALTVAGYCHPTEFDEISFTLHEGEILGFYGLVGAGRSEVMQSLFGITQPSKGACRVGEDVRVIRSTNQAVDAGIVYVPEDRGRQGTVKGLPIFQNVTLPSLDRTSRAGFLRLAEEFALAREYTRRLDLRAASLDQDVGLLSGGNQQKVVIAKWLATKPRVIILDEPTKGIDIGSKAAVHDFMSELAAEGLAVIMVSSEIPEVLGMSDRVIVMREGRIAAEFEGDTMTPENLVRAAVGITGSENGAAA, encoded by the coding sequence ATGCAGGCCGAGGCAAGTCCCGTGCTGTCGCTGCGCGGCATCGTCAAGACATTCCCCGGAGTGCGCGCCCTGGATGGCGTGCAGATGGACCTCTATCCCGGCCAGGTCACCGCGCTGGTCGGCGAAAACGGTGCGGGCAAATCGACCATCGTGAAAATCCTCACCGGGATCTATCAGCCCGACGAGGGGCAGATCGAAGTCGATGGCACCGAAACACGCTTCCCCACCGCGCAAGCGGCGGGGAAGGCCGGCGTCACCGCAATCCACCAGGAAACCGTGCTGTTCGACGAGTTGAGCGTGGCCGAGAACATCTTTATCGGTCACGCCCCCCGCAACCGTTTCGGCCTGATCGACCGCCGCGCCATGAGAACCCGCGCGCAGGAAATCCTGCGCGGCATCGGGGCCGACCTGAACCCCGGCGCAAAGCTACGCGACCTCGGCATCGCCTCGAAGCACCTGGTCGCCATCGCCCGCGCGCTGTCCATCGATGCCCGCGTGGTCATCATGGACGAACCCACCGCCGCGCTCAGCCACAAGGAAATCGCCGAGCTTTACGAACTGGTCGAGAAGCTGAAGGCACAGGGCAAGGCAATCCTGTTCATCAGCCATAAATTCGACGAGATCTTCCGCATCGCCGACCGCTGGACCGTGTTCCGCGACGGGCAGTTCGTCGGCGAGGGGCTGATAGCCGAGACGAACGAGGCCGATCTGGTCCGCATGATGGTGGGCCGCTCGGTCGATCAGATCTATCCCAAACGCCCCGCGCGGATCGGCAAACCGGCACTGACGGTCGCGGGCTATTGCCACCCGACCGAATTCGACGAGATCAGCTTTACCCTGCACGAGGGCGAGATCCTCGGCTTCTACGGCCTTGTCGGCGCGGGCCGCAGCGAGGTGATGCAATCGCTGTTCGGCATCACTCAACCCTCGAAAGGCGCCTGCCGGGTGGGAGAGGATGTGCGTGTCATCCGCTCGACCAATCAAGCCGTCGATGCGGGGATCGTCTATGTTCCCGAGGATCGCGGGCGGCAGGGAACGGTCAAGGGGCTACCAATCTTTCAGAACGTCACCCTGCCCTCTCTGGACCGCACCAGCCGCGCAGGCTTCCTGCGTCTGGCCGAGGAATTCGCGCTTGCCCGTGAATATACGCGGCGATTGGACCTGCGGGCGGCCTCGCTGGACCAGGATGTGGGCCTGCTGTCGGGCGGCAACCAGCAGAAGGTGGTGATCGCCAAATGGCTGGCCACCAAACCCCGGGTCATCATCCTGGACGAGCCGACCAAGGGCATCGATATCGGCTCGAAAGCCGCCGTGCACGACTTCATGTCGGAACTGGCCGCCGAGGGGCTGGCCGTGATCATGGTCAGCAGCGAGATTCCCGAAGTTCTGGGCATGTCCGACCGCGTCATCGTCATGCGCGAGGGCCGCATCGCCGCAGAGTTCGAGGGCGACACAATGACCCCCGAAAACCTCGTCCGCGCCGCCGTCGGCATCACCGGGTCAGAGAATGGAGCCGCCGCATGA
- a CDS encoding ABC transporter permease → MSLLKSREAILALAIIGLLALIASRFPGFVAPANLASAFTDSSPLILLALGQMAVILTKCIDLSVAANLALCGMVAALMNGAGIPLPLILIAVIALGAALGAFNGILVWTLGIPSIVVTLGTMTIYRGVIFLLTGGAWINAHQMSPAFKAFPRMVIAGLPVMAWIAVVIIAAVALLMMRTPLGRAFYAVGGNPHAAVYTGISVGRTQFAAFVLAGALAGLTGYLWVARYAVAYVDIAGGFELDVVAACVIGGIAIAGGAGTVAGCVMGALFLGIIKNALPVVGISPFWQMAISGAAILIAIAFNAQSQRAPGRIILKQAEHRT, encoded by the coding sequence ATGAGCCTGTTGAAATCGCGCGAGGCCATCCTGGCACTGGCAATCATCGGCCTTCTGGCGCTGATCGCGAGCCGCTTTCCCGGCTTTGTCGCCCCCGCCAACCTGGCCTCGGCATTCACCGACAGTTCGCCGCTGATCCTGCTGGCATTGGGGCAAATGGCGGTGATCCTGACGAAATGCATCGACCTGTCGGTGGCGGCCAACCTGGCACTTTGCGGCATGGTCGCGGCGCTGATGAACGGCGCGGGCATCCCGCTGCCCCTGATCCTGATTGCCGTGATCGCACTCGGCGCGGCGCTTGGCGCGTTCAACGGGATACTGGTCTGGACCCTTGGCATCCCCTCCATCGTCGTCACGCTCGGCACGATGACGATCTATCGCGGCGTGATCTTCCTGCTGACAGGGGGCGCGTGGATCAATGCCCACCAGATGAGCCCCGCCTTCAAGGCCTTTCCCCGCATGGTGATCGCCGGTCTGCCGGTCATGGCATGGATCGCCGTCGTCATCATCGCCGCCGTTGCCCTGCTGATGATGCGCACCCCGCTTGGCCGCGCCTTTTACGCGGTGGGCGGCAACCCGCATGCGGCGGTCTATACCGGCATCTCGGTCGGGCGCACGCAATTCGCCGCCTTCGTATTGGCGGGCGCGCTGGCGGGGCTGACCGGTTACCTGTGGGTCGCGCGCTACGCGGTCGCCTATGTCGATATCGCCGGCGGGTTCGAACTGGACGTCGTCGCCGCCTGCGTCATCGGCGGCATCGCCATCGCCGGAGGCGCGGGCACGGTCGCCGGCTGCGTGATGGGCGCGTTGTTCCTGGGCATCATCAAGAACGCCCTGCCGGTCGTCGGCATCTCGCCCTTCTGGCAGATGGCCATCTCGGGCGCGGCCATCCTGATCGCCATCGCCTTCAACGCCCAGAGCCAGCGTGCACCGGGGCGGATCATCCTGAAACAGGCGGAGCACCGGACATGA
- a CDS encoding ABC transporter permease gives MTTIQTGRQIPDRLTSPFSRALKSWEALLLIVAAAVFVINSLASPYFLDPWNLSDATFNFTEKAMIAFAMAMLIIAGDIDLSVGAIIALASTVMGVAMTLGAPTPVLVLLGLGTGLACGAFNGLLVARLGLPAIVVTIGTMSLFRGISYIVLGDGAFTGYPASFAWFGQGYVFWVITVEMVIFALAAIGFGILLHRTNFGRMAYAIGNNATAARFSGIRVGRVRFILFLLTGLMSGVAAICLTSRLGSTRPSIAFGYELEVVTIVVLGGVAILGGSGSITGVVLAALVMGLVTFGLGLLNVPGIVMSIVVGALLIAVIALPRLWAMLRRG, from the coding sequence ATGACCACCATCCAGACCGGACGCCAAATCCCCGACCGCCTGACCTCACCCTTCTCGCGCGCCCTGAAAAGCTGGGAGGCGCTGCTGCTGATCGTCGCCGCGGCGGTCTTTGTCATCAACTCGCTGGCTTCCCCCTATTTCCTCGATCCGTGGAACCTGAGCGACGCAACCTTCAACTTTACCGAAAAGGCGATGATCGCCTTCGCGATGGCGATGCTGATCATCGCGGGTGATATCGACCTGTCGGTGGGCGCGATCATCGCGCTTGCATCCACCGTGATGGGCGTGGCCATGACCCTCGGCGCGCCGACCCCGGTTCTGGTCCTACTGGGGCTGGGAACCGGGCTGGCCTGCGGCGCCTTCAACGGATTGCTGGTCGCGCGCCTCGGACTGCCCGCCATCGTCGTGACCATCGGCACGATGAGCCTGTTTCGCGGCATCAGCTATATCGTCCTCGGCGACGGCGCCTTTACCGGCTATCCGGCCAGTTTCGCGTGGTTCGGGCAGGGCTATGTGTTCTGGGTGATCACTGTCGAGATGGTGATCTTCGCCCTCGCCGCCATCGGTTTCGGCATCCTGCTGCACCGCACGAATTTCGGACGAATGGCCTATGCCATCGGCAACAACGCCACCGCCGCCCGTTTCTCGGGTATCCGGGTCGGGCGGGTCCGCTTCATCCTGTTCCTGCTGACCGGGCTGATGAGCGGGGTTGCCGCGATCTGCCTGACCTCGCGCCTCGGCTCCACCCGCCCCTCGATCGCCTTCGGATACGAACTGGAAGTCGTCACCATCGTCGTCCTCGGCGGGGTCGCGATCCTGGGCGGTTCGGGCTCGATCACCGGCGTCGTGCTGGCGGCGCTGGTCATGGGACTGGTGACATTCGGCCTCGGTCTTCTGAACGTGCCGGGCATCGTCATGTCCATCGTGGTCGGCGCGCTGCTGATCGCGGTGATCGCCCTGCCCCGGCTCTGGGCCATGCTCCGGAGGGGATGA
- the rhaM gene encoding L-rhamnose mutarotase, whose translation MEKYAFRMMLKPGMADEYRRRHDEIWPELVELLREAGVQDYSIHLDPECNALFGVMWRREDHGMDALPAHPVMRRWWAYMADIMATHPDNEPVAVPLIPMFHMP comes from the coding sequence ATGGAGAAATACGCGTTCCGAATGATGCTCAAACCCGGCATGGCGGATGAATACCGCCGCCGCCATGACGAGATCTGGCCGGAACTGGTCGAGCTTCTGCGCGAGGCCGGGGTGCAGGATTACTCGATCCACCTGGACCCGGAATGCAACGCCCTGTTCGGCGTCATGTGGCGGCGCGAGGATCACGGCATGGACGCGCTGCCCGCCCATCCGGTCATGCGGCGCTGGTGGGCCTATATGGCCGATATCATGGCAACGCATCCCGACAACGAACCCGTCGCCGTTCCCCTCATCCCGATGTTCCACATGCCATGA